In the genome of Segatella copri, one region contains:
- a CDS encoding M13 family metallopeptidase, with translation MKTKVLFAALLLSATTAFAQQEKLGSGIDKANMDLSIKPGTDFYRYAAGNWMKNNPLDAEHTDNGAFTDLYEQNQKRIQDIILEYASKPQQKGSLGQKIGSLYNLRMDSVRLNKEGWAPIKPTLDRIAAIKDRREYQLVTAQLDFRGEGTMMFGIGVDADLRDAANNIVQVGQGGIGLGVRDYYVNDDDQTKKIREAYKAYMKKLFQMVGNDEATAQKKMEAVMAIETRIAKASYSQVELRNIDKNYHKMTYNQLVTDYPGIDWGNVFLASGFPAFKEICVGQPEPIHEVEKVLAETSLDDLKTYAEIKVIAGATSVLSDDFRAVAFELSKVMSGVQQDRPRWKRAVGTVSGILGEAIGKIYVEKYFPESSKKRMLDLVHNLQTALAQRIDEATWMSAATKAQAKDKLENFIIKIGYPDKWKDYSGLQVDDSLSLYENMGNISEFFAKDAIARKVNKPVDKMEWGMTPQTINAYYNPTTNEICFPAAILQPPFFDPSADDAMNYGGIGGVIGHEMSHGFDDQGSQFDKTGNQHNWWTAADKKNFEARTKILVDHFNKIELAGKKVNGQMTLGENIGDNGGLNIAFRALQNVMKTEKLGVKDGFTPEQRFFLAWARVWAGNARPEYLQYLMTVDVHSPNEARVNGALPMVDSWYKAFNIKKGDKLFVPKSKRAHIW, from the coding sequence ATGAAAACAAAAGTGTTATTCGCAGCTTTGTTGCTCAGCGCAACAACAGCTTTCGCCCAGCAGGAAAAGTTGGGCTCTGGCATCGACAAGGCCAACATGGACTTGAGCATCAAGCCAGGAACTGATTTCTATCGCTATGCCGCAGGCAACTGGATGAAGAACAATCCACTGGATGCCGAGCATACCGACAACGGTGCCTTCACCGACCTCTATGAGCAGAACCAGAAGCGCATCCAGGACATCATCCTGGAGTATGCTTCCAAGCCACAGCAGAAGGGTTCGCTGGGCCAGAAGATCGGTTCTCTCTACAACCTCCGCATGGACAGCGTTCGCCTGAACAAAGAGGGATGGGCACCTATCAAGCCAACACTCGATCGCATCGCAGCCATCAAGGACCGCCGTGAGTACCAGTTGGTTACTGCTCAGCTCGACTTCCGTGGCGAGGGTACCATGATGTTCGGCATCGGCGTGGATGCTGACCTTCGTGATGCAGCCAACAACATCGTTCAGGTGGGCCAGGGCGGCATCGGACTGGGTGTTCGCGACTACTACGTGAACGACGACGACCAGACCAAGAAGATTCGTGAGGCTTACAAGGCTTACATGAAGAAGCTCTTCCAGATGGTGGGCAACGACGAGGCTACCGCACAGAAGAAGATGGAGGCAGTGATGGCCATCGAGACCCGCATCGCCAAGGCTAGCTACAGCCAGGTGGAGCTGCGCAACATCGACAAGAACTATCACAAGATGACTTACAACCAGCTGGTTACCGACTATCCTGGCATCGACTGGGGTAACGTGTTCCTGGCATCCGGTTTCCCTGCCTTCAAGGAAATCTGCGTAGGTCAGCCTGAGCCAATCCACGAGGTGGAGAAGGTGCTTGCCGAGACATCTCTGGATGATTTGAAGACATACGCCGAAATCAAGGTTATCGCTGGTGCTACCAGTGTTTTGAGCGATGATTTCCGTGCCGTAGCCTTCGAGTTGAGCAAGGTGATGAGCGGTGTTCAGCAGGACCGTCCTCGCTGGAAGCGTGCCGTAGGTACCGTGAGCGGCATTTTGGGCGAGGCTATCGGTAAGATTTACGTAGAGAAGTACTTCCCTGAGAGCAGCAAGAAGCGTATGCTCGACCTGGTTCACAATCTTCAGACAGCCCTGGCTCAGCGCATCGACGAGGCTACCTGGATGAGTGCGGCTACCAAGGCGCAGGCTAAGGACAAGCTGGAGAACTTCATCATCAAGATTGGTTATCCTGACAAGTGGAAGGATTATAGCGGCTTGCAGGTAGACGACAGTCTTTCGCTCTACGAGAACATGGGCAATATCTCTGAGTTCTTTGCCAAGGATGCCATCGCCCGCAAGGTGAACAAGCCAGTGGACAAGATGGAGTGGGGTATGACTCCTCAGACCATCAACGCCTACTACAATCCAACAACCAACGAAATCTGCTTCCCTGCTGCCATTCTGCAGCCTCCATTCTTCGACCCTTCAGCCGATGATGCGATGAACTATGGCGGTATCGGTGGCGTAATCGGTCATGAGATGAGCCACGGTTTCGACGACCAGGGCAGCCAGTTTGACAAGACCGGTAACCAGCACAACTGGTGGACTGCAGCCGACAAGAAGAACTTCGAGGCCCGCACCAAGATTCTGGTAGACCACTTCAACAAGATTGAGTTGGCTGGCAAGAAGGTGAACGGTCAGATGACCTTGGGTGAGAACATCGGCGACAACGGCGGTTTGAACATCGCCTTCCGTGCGCTTCAGAACGTGATGAAGACAGAGAAGTTGGGCGTAAAGGATGGTTTCACTCCTGAGCAGCGTTTCTTCCTGGCATGGGCTCGCGTGTGGGCAGGCAACGCCCGTCCTGAGTACCTGCAGTACTTGATGACCGTGGATGTTCACTCACCAAACGAGGCTCGTGTAAACGGTGCCCTGCCAATGGTGGATTCATGGTATAAGGCATTCAACATCAAGAAGGGCGACAAGCTCTTTGTTCCAAAGAGCAAGCGTGCGCATATCTGGTAA
- the truA gene encoding tRNA pseudouridine(38-40) synthase TruA: protein MRYFIFFGYDGTNYHGWQIQPNANSVQQELQRALSILLRKEIEVVGAGRTDTGVHARNMAAHFDFEKLPMETDQLVYRLNRILPRDIAVYEVREVDAGMHARFSATSRTYHYYIHTRKDPFERHYSLQMNYPLDFEKMNQAAQHFLHHEDYAAFCKAGGDNKTTICHVSAARWVQTSPTTWYFEITANRFLRNMVRAVVGTLIDVGRGKITMDQFLDILHNGSRSDAGESMPGNALFLEDVGYDFKDEMIRL, encoded by the coding sequence ATGAGATATTTTATATTCTTTGGTTACGACGGAACCAACTATCACGGCTGGCAGATTCAGCCCAACGCCAATTCGGTGCAGCAGGAACTGCAGCGCGCACTCTCCATCCTACTCAGAAAAGAGATAGAGGTGGTGGGAGCCGGAAGAACAGATACCGGGGTGCACGCCCGGAACATGGCAGCGCATTTTGACTTCGAAAAACTCCCGATGGAAACAGACCAGCTGGTGTATCGACTGAACAGAATCCTGCCACGCGACATCGCCGTCTATGAAGTTCGGGAGGTAGATGCCGGGATGCATGCCCGCTTCTCTGCCACCTCGCGTACCTATCATTATTATATCCATACGCGCAAGGACCCCTTCGAGCGCCACTATTCGCTGCAGATGAACTACCCGCTGGATTTCGAGAAGATGAACCAGGCGGCGCAGCATTTCCTGCACCACGAAGACTATGCGGCTTTCTGCAAGGCGGGCGGTGACAACAAGACCACCATCTGCCACGTTTCCGCAGCCCGATGGGTGCAGACCTCGCCTACCACCTGGTATTTCGAGATTACCGCCAACCGCTTTCTCCGTAACATGGTAAGAGCAGTGGTGGGCACGCTCATCGATGTGGGCAGGGGCAAGATTACGATGGATCAGTTTCTCGACATCCTGCACAATGGCAGCCGCAGCGATGCAGGCGAAAGCATGCCAGGCAACGCACTGTTCCTGGAAGATGTGGGGTATGATTTCAAAGATGAAATGATTAGATTATAA
- a CDS encoding YihY/virulence factor BrkB family protein: MALIDRIIGFYEDIREFNSSNIQDFRGKLKSWIKMGMLAGRIFYVKDMWARDVAALTFASFMALIPFMAMMFVIARGFGYTALLESWISSTFEAQPVVAQTIVNFVHNYIENTQSNYIIGTGIVMFLYTIISLMQKIELTFDDIWHTGERSWKQIVTQYPTILFGLGMMILFASFINVWTVNVIDDVDKIADMGEAIPSFLMHLAAFVPMFFFFVFCYCVIPNTYIRFRSTLVPSFLAGVSMTALQYGYIYLQVFLSSYNVIYGSLAAIPLFLLWLQISWAIVVFGALLCYTNQNLHHYDLDLKYDHVKLEHRIKVCAVVMHLVCHRFNEGKPAYSPQQMHQITRIPQQLINRAVNELLRAKLLVEIRLEKRGSFEESIVLHPIEKIDHLTYGVMIERLFTSGEDVAALADLNQEWEMWKDIDLVNSTFVENGRKIHFV; encoded by the coding sequence ATGGCGTTAATAGACAGAATCATAGGCTTTTACGAGGATATCAGGGAGTTTAATTCTTCCAATATCCAGGATTTCCGGGGCAAGTTGAAGTCCTGGATCAAGATGGGCATGCTCGCCGGTCGCATCTTCTACGTCAAGGATATGTGGGCAAGGGATGTGGCGGCATTGACCTTCGCCTCGTTCATGGCACTGATTCCGTTTATGGCGATGATGTTTGTCATCGCCCGTGGCTTCGGCTATACCGCCCTGCTCGAATCGTGGATTTCTAGCACCTTCGAGGCGCAACCCGTTGTGGCTCAGACCATCGTGAACTTCGTTCATAATTACATAGAAAACACGCAGAGCAACTATATCATCGGTACGGGTATTGTGATGTTTCTCTATACCATCATCTCGCTGATGCAGAAGATAGAGCTCACCTTCGACGACATCTGGCATACGGGCGAGCGTTCGTGGAAGCAGATTGTTACCCAGTATCCAACCATCCTCTTCGGTCTTGGCATGATGATTCTCTTTGCGTCGTTCATCAATGTATGGACGGTGAATGTGATAGACGATGTAGACAAGATTGCCGATATGGGCGAGGCGATTCCGTCGTTTCTCATGCATCTGGCGGCATTCGTCCCGATGTTCTTCTTCTTCGTGTTCTGCTATTGCGTGATTCCGAACACCTATATCCGGTTTCGAAGCACCCTGGTGCCATCGTTCCTGGCAGGTGTCAGCATGACGGCATTGCAGTATGGCTACATCTATCTGCAGGTGTTCCTTTCCAGCTACAACGTCATCTACGGTTCGCTGGCAGCGATTCCGCTTTTCCTGCTGTGGCTTCAGATTTCGTGGGCGATTGTGGTATTCGGGGCCTTGCTCTGCTATACCAATCAGAATCTGCATCATTACGATCTGGATTTGAAGTACGACCATGTGAAACTGGAGCACCGCATCAAGGTCTGCGCCGTGGTGATGCATCTGGTTTGCCATCGCTTCAACGAGGGTAAACCGGCTTATTCGCCTCAGCAGATGCATCAGATAACGAGGATTCCGCAGCAGCTCATCAACAGGGCTGTGAACGAACTCTTGAGGGCTAAGCTGCTGGTAGAGATAAGGTTGGAGAAGAGAGGAAGCTTCGAGGAATCTATCGTGCTGCATCCGATAGAGAAGATAGATCATCTCACTTATGGCGTGATGATAGAGCGCCTCTTTACGAGTGGCGAAGATGTGGCAGCACTTGCCGACCTGAACCAGGAGTGGGAGATGTGGAAAGACATCGACCTGGTTAATTCCACCTTCGTGGAAAACGGCAGAAAGATTCATTTCGTTTGA
- the dapA gene encoding 4-hydroxy-tetrahydrodipicolinate synthase, with translation MAQNIFRGLGVALITPFKADGSVDYQSLKRLVEFQIDNGADFLCILATTGEAPCLTQEEKDKITELVLDVNKGRVKILKYCGGNNTAAVVEEIKNTNWKGIDGILSICPYYNKPSQEGLYQHFKAIAQVSPLPIVLYNVPGRTGVNMKPETTCRIARDFPNVVAVKEASGSLEQVDEIIKNKPDNFEVISGDDALTFSMVASGAAGVISVIGNALPKAFSRMIRLEFRGEYEPARKIHHSFTELYSLLFVDGNPAGVKALLNDMGFIENELRLPLVPTRIATKQKMSEILKTLNI, from the coding sequence ATGGCACAGAACATATTCAGGGGCTTAGGTGTTGCCCTCATTACTCCTTTTAAGGCCGATGGTTCGGTAGATTATCAGTCTCTCAAGAGATTGGTAGAGTTTCAAATTGACAATGGTGCAGACTTCCTCTGCATCCTTGCCACCACTGGTGAGGCTCCATGCCTGACCCAGGAAGAGAAAGACAAGATTACAGAATTGGTTCTTGACGTGAACAAGGGTCGCGTCAAGATTTTGAAATATTGTGGTGGAAACAATACCGCTGCCGTGGTTGAAGAAATCAAGAACACTAACTGGAAGGGCATCGACGGTATCCTCAGCATCTGCCCTTATTACAACAAACCATCGCAGGAAGGCTTGTATCAGCACTTCAAGGCCATCGCTCAGGTGAGTCCGCTGCCTATCGTGCTCTACAATGTTCCGGGTAGAACAGGTGTGAACATGAAGCCTGAAACTACTTGCCGCATCGCCCGCGACTTCCCTAACGTGGTGGCCGTGAAGGAGGCTAGCGGAAGCCTGGAGCAGGTGGATGAAATCATCAAGAACAAGCCAGACAACTTTGAAGTAATCAGTGGCGACGATGCGCTCACCTTCTCAATGGTGGCAAGTGGTGCTGCGGGCGTCATCTCCGTTATCGGAAATGCGCTGCCTAAGGCTTTCAGCCGCATGATCCGTCTGGAGTTCCGCGGCGAGTACGAGCCAGCCCGCAAAATTCATCATTCGTTCACCGAACTCTACAGCCTGCTCTTCGTAGACGGCAACCCTGCCGGCGTGAAGGCACTCTTGAACGACATGGGCTTCATCGAGAACGAGCTTCGCCTGCCACTGGTACCTACCCGCATTGCTACCAAGCAGAAGATGAGCGAGATTTTGAAGACACTGAACATTTAA
- a CDS encoding DMT family transporter yields the protein MWLVLAFLSAALLGFYDAFKKKALSGNAVIPVLFLNTLFSSLIFLPFIILSYTGNSLDGTMFHVAEGGWEVHKYIVLKSFIVLSSWIFGYFGMKHLPLTIVGPINATRPVMTLVGALLVYGEVLNLYQWIGVILAVISFAMLSRSGKKEGIDFKHNKWIYFIVLAAVLGAVSGLYDKYLMAPPENGGVGLDRMIVQSWYNIYQCFLMGAMLLMIWWPTKKNSTPFHWHWSIIFISIFLSAADFVYFYALSLPGAMISIVSMIRRGSVIVSFLFGAAIFHEKNLKAKFIDLLLVLLGMLFLYFGTK from the coding sequence ATGTGGTTAGTATTAGCATTTCTCTCAGCAGCGCTGCTGGGATTCTATGATGCCTTCAAGAAGAAGGCGCTTTCAGGTAACGCAGTGATTCCCGTGCTCTTTCTGAACACGCTTTTCTCATCGCTCATCTTCCTGCCGTTCATCATCTTGAGCTATACAGGAAACTCGCTGGATGGAACCATGTTCCATGTGGCCGAAGGTGGATGGGAAGTTCACAAGTACATCGTGCTCAAGAGTTTCATCGTATTGAGCAGTTGGATTTTCGGTTATTTCGGCATGAAGCATCTGCCCCTCACCATCGTGGGACCTATCAATGCCACCCGCCCCGTGATGACACTCGTGGGCGCCCTGCTGGTTTATGGCGAGGTGCTCAACCTCTACCAGTGGATTGGTGTCATCCTCGCCGTCATCTCCTTTGCCATGCTTTCGCGCAGCGGCAAGAAGGAGGGCATCGACTTCAAGCACAACAAGTGGATTTACTTCATCGTGCTGGCTGCCGTGCTCGGAGCGGTGAGCGGACTGTATGACAAGTATCTGATGGCTCCACCCGAGAATGGAGGTGTGGGACTGGACAGAATGATAGTCCAGAGCTGGTATAACATCTACCAGTGCTTCCTCATGGGAGCGATGCTTCTGATGATATGGTGGCCTACCAAGAAGAACTCCACCCCATTCCATTGGCACTGGAGCATCATCTTCATCAGCATCTTCCTTTCGGCAGCCGATTTCGTTTATTTCTACGCATTGAGTCTGCCGGGTGCCATGATCAGCATCGTGAGCATGATTCGTCGTGGTTCGGTCATCGTCAGCTTCCTCTTCGGAGCCGCCATCTTCCACGAGAAGAATCTCAAGGCGAAGTTCATAGACCTTCTCCTCGTTCTGCTCGGAATGCTCTTCCTTTATTTCGGAACAAAGTAA
- the uxaC gene encoding glucuronate isomerase, with protein MKQFMDENFLLDTKTAQDLFHNHAAKMPIIDYHCHLIPEMVANDHKFKSITELWLGGDHYKWRAMRTNGVDERFCTGTDTSDWEKFEKWAETVPYTFRNPLYHWTHLELKTAFGINKLLSPKTAREIYDECNEKLQQPEFSARGLMRHYNVECVCTTDDPIDDLRYHKQTRESGFEIKMIPAWRPDKAMNIEKPDFAEYMNKLGEVAGVTLTTFQDMVDALQKRHDFFTENGCKLSDHGIEEFYDEPYTDSQIETIFGKAMRGQQLSALEIRQYKHAFLKVCAEMDHAADWTQQYHYGAIRDNNTLMYNKLGADTGFDSIGEFTTAKAMSNFLNELNMEGKLTRTILYTLNPCANEVIATMLGNFQDGSCPGKIQFGSGWWFNDQLDGMTRQMNALSVLGLLSRFVGMLTDSRSFLSYPRHEYFRRLLCNLLGNDVEKGLLPNDMESLSRMVEDISYNNARNYFKFY; from the coding sequence ATGAAACAATTCATGGATGAAAATTTCCTGCTCGACACAAAGACTGCGCAGGACCTCTTTCACAATCATGCGGCTAAGATGCCTATCATCGATTATCACTGCCACCTCATCCCAGAGATGGTAGCTAATGATCACAAGTTCAAGAGTATTACAGAACTCTGGCTCGGTGGTGACCACTACAAGTGGCGTGCTATGCGTACTAACGGCGTAGATGAGCGCTTCTGCACAGGTACTGACACCAGCGACTGGGAGAAGTTCGAGAAATGGGCAGAGACTGTACCATATACATTCCGTAACCCTCTGTATCACTGGACTCACCTGGAACTCAAGACTGCCTTCGGTATCAACAAGCTGTTGAGCCCTAAGACAGCCCGTGAGATTTACGACGAGTGTAACGAGAAGTTGCAGCAGCCTGAGTTCAGCGCCCGTGGCTTGATGCGCCACTACAACGTGGAGTGCGTTTGTACAACAGATGATCCAATCGACGACCTGCGCTACCACAAGCAGACTCGCGAGAGCGGTTTCGAAATCAAGATGATTCCTGCTTGGCGTCCTGACAAGGCGATGAACATCGAGAAGCCAGACTTCGCTGAGTATATGAACAAGCTGGGTGAGGTAGCTGGTGTTACCCTCACTACATTCCAGGATATGGTAGATGCTTTGCAGAAGCGTCACGACTTCTTTACAGAGAACGGCTGCAAGTTGAGCGACCATGGTATCGAGGAGTTCTACGATGAGCCATACACAGATTCTCAGATTGAGACTATCTTCGGCAAGGCTATGCGTGGCCAGCAGCTCTCTGCTCTCGAAATCCGCCAGTACAAGCATGCCTTCCTGAAGGTTTGCGCTGAGATGGATCACGCTGCCGACTGGACTCAGCAGTACCACTATGGTGCTATCCGCGACAACAATACATTGATGTACAATAAGTTGGGTGCTGATACAGGTTTCGATTCTATCGGTGAGTTCACCACAGCCAAGGCTATGAGCAACTTCCTGAACGAGTTGAACATGGAGGGCAAGTTGACACGTACTATCCTCTATACATTGAACCCATGTGCCAACGAGGTAATCGCTACTATGCTGGGTAACTTCCAGGATGGTTCTTGCCCAGGCAAGATTCAGTTCGGTTCTGGCTGGTGGTTCAACGATCAGCTCGATGGTATGACCCGTCAGATGAACGCACTCTCTGTATTGGGTCTCTTGAGCCGTTTCGTAGGTATGCTGACTGACTCTCGTTCATTCCTCAGCTACCCACGTCACGAGTACTTCCGTCGTTTGCTCTGCAACCTTCTCGGCAATGATGTAGAGAAGGGCTTGCTTCCTAACGACATGGAGAGCCTCTCTCGCATGGTAGAGGACATCTCTTACAACAATGCTCGCAACTACTTCAAGTTCTACTAA
- a CDS encoding AraC family transcriptional regulator, producing MAEDRKIIHEITPLMGKDVLYIADRHKKEFTYPIHNHSVYELNFVENAAGVKRIVGDSQEIIGDFDLCLITSADLEHVWEQNGCQSEDIREITIQFDFSMGEETLFGRNPYASITRMMQEAKKGLCFPMKGIMKVYEKLDTLSSVKDGFYAVQQFLTILYELSKCEGARTLASSSYAKVAVEDDSRRILKVKNYISKNYMDDLRLPQLASMAGMSSSAFSRFFKLHTGRNISEYIIDLRLGYAARMLVDTAKSISEIGFDCGFNNLSNFNRIFKKKKGCSPSEFRENYHKTRIII from the coding sequence ATGGCAGAAGACAGAAAGATTATTCATGAGATTACACCGCTGATGGGAAAGGACGTGCTCTACATTGCCGACAGGCACAAGAAGGAGTTTACGTATCCTATCCACAACCACTCTGTGTATGAACTTAACTTTGTAGAGAACGCAGCTGGCGTGAAGCGCATCGTGGGCGATTCGCAGGAGATAATCGGTGATTTCGACCTGTGTCTGATTACTTCTGCCGATTTGGAGCATGTTTGGGAGCAGAACGGCTGCCAAAGCGAGGACATCCGCGAGATAACCATCCAGTTTGACTTCAGCATGGGTGAGGAGACGCTTTTCGGCAGAAATCCCTACGCTAGCATCACCCGAATGATGCAGGAGGCGAAGAAGGGACTCTGCTTCCCGATGAAGGGCATCATGAAGGTATATGAGAAGCTAGATACGCTGAGCTCGGTGAAGGATGGATTCTACGCCGTTCAGCAGTTTCTCACCATCCTCTATGAGCTTTCTAAATGCGAAGGTGCCCGCACGCTGGCATCCTCCAGCTACGCCAAGGTGGCGGTGGAGGATGACAGTCGCCGCATCCTGAAGGTGAAGAACTACATCTCCAAGAACTATATGGATGATTTGCGCTTGCCTCAGCTCGCCTCCATGGCGGGCATGAGCTCAAGTGCGTTCAGCCGCTTCTTCAAGTTGCATACCGGAAGAAACATTTCGGAATATATCATCGACCTTCGCCTGGGCTATGCCGCCCGAATGCTCGTGGATACAGCCAAGAGCATCAGCGAAATCGGTTTCGACTGCGGATTCAATAATCTGAGCAACTTCAACCGCATCTTCAAGAAAAAGAAGGGATGCTCGCCTAGCGAGTTCCGTGAGAACTATCACAAGACGAGAATCATCATATAA
- a CDS encoding family 20 glycosylhydrolase, producing MRKFISFAVLALMASSMSAQTVANMKDLSAEKKSAAVSLKLTGTLTTTRNSDFRQLRDLAWQLRDLNLSEATCPVLPKNAFHSRHHLQHIILPNQLQEIGSQAFFACDNLQEVVIPQSVTKVGAAAFSGCKSLKNITINGTPELGEFAFANLEGVKLIKVNSKIPPKAAATAFSGINMRGVKLVMPKGSEKLYRKAAGWNAFFGEVKQAREVCNPEACLIPTPMELEVNDKATPLQVAGNWKVVAADGLANEQEHAERILKERTGGLDAYGKNARKGGNAKQGSQLTMTLALDESLPDKEAYTLEIQQKGVVIKGKTATGVFYGLMTFDQLLRGDASKIGCDAIPQLVVKDQPRTHVRELMVDPCRIFIPYEDLKAFVPEMARYKLNMLHLHLVDDQAWTIEIKKYPRLTAEASSRWGMDDMLMPIKGYYTQEQMRDFVAYCAKYHIQVVPEIEMPGHEVAAISVYPELTCKGVRKPIRTTCGVSDELLCAGNEFTYEFLGNVFKELADVFPSEYIHLGGDEAGNPALDCWTTCPKCQALKKKLGITSTDRSENWKLQGYLFDRIIDLLRTQYHKTPMFWYETDFKKIQPGCVTFAWRAGLTKEALVAAVENNARILLCPGEHCYFDYPMAKGDMPEVNWGMPVTSLKATYDLDPAWGMGEDFEKNNLFGVAGTLWSECINSPERIYYQAYPRSLALAEAGWSFQKNRSWESFLTRLKPTVKDMMRRGITFSMEY from the coding sequence ATGAGAAAATTTATTTCTTTTGCAGTCTTGGCATTGATGGCTTCTTCCATGTCGGCACAGACCGTTGCCAACATGAAAGATTTGAGTGCCGAAAAGAAATCTGCAGCTGTTAGCCTGAAGTTGACAGGAACTTTGACAACCACGAGAAATTCCGATTTCCGACAGCTTCGCGATCTCGCCTGGCAGTTGAGAGACCTCAATTTGAGCGAGGCTACCTGTCCCGTTCTTCCTAAGAACGCCTTCCATTCCCGTCATCATCTGCAGCACATCATCCTGCCAAATCAGTTGCAGGAGATAGGAAGTCAGGCTTTCTTTGCCTGCGATAACCTGCAGGAAGTGGTGATTCCGCAAAGTGTAACCAAGGTGGGTGCTGCAGCCTTCTCGGGCTGTAAGTCGCTGAAAAACATTACTATCAATGGCACTCCAGAGTTGGGTGAGTTCGCTTTTGCCAATCTTGAAGGAGTTAAGCTCATCAAGGTAAATTCCAAGATTCCGCCAAAGGCTGCCGCTACGGCTTTCTCGGGAATCAATATGCGTGGTGTGAAACTGGTGATGCCAAAGGGCAGCGAAAAACTCTACCGCAAGGCGGCAGGCTGGAACGCTTTCTTTGGCGAGGTGAAGCAGGCTAGGGAAGTATGCAACCCTGAGGCCTGTCTGATTCCTACTCCGATGGAACTGGAGGTGAATGACAAGGCGACTCCTTTGCAGGTGGCAGGAAACTGGAAGGTGGTGGCTGCCGACGGATTGGCCAACGAGCAGGAGCATGCCGAGAGAATCCTGAAGGAAAGAACTGGCGGACTGGATGCCTATGGCAAGAATGCCAGGAAGGGCGGAAACGCCAAGCAGGGCAGTCAGCTCACCATGACCCTCGCCCTGGACGAGAGCCTTCCGGACAAGGAAGCATACACCCTGGAAATACAGCAGAAGGGTGTGGTTATCAAGGGCAAGACCGCAACGGGCGTATTCTATGGCTTGATGACTTTCGACCAGCTGCTTCGTGGCGATGCTTCGAAGATAGGCTGCGACGCCATCCCTCAGTTGGTGGTAAAAGACCAGCCTCGCACCCATGTGAGAGAGCTGATGGTAGACCCATGCCGCATCTTCATTCCATACGAGGATTTGAAGGCATTCGTTCCGGAGATGGCACGCTATAAGCTCAACATGCTCCATCTGCATCTGGTGGATGACCAGGCTTGGACCATCGAAATCAAGAAATATCCCCGTCTCACTGCCGAAGCGAGCAGCCGCTGGGGTATGGACGATATGCTGATGCCTATCAAGGGCTATTACACCCAGGAGCAGATGCGCGATTTCGTGGCCTACTGTGCCAAGTATCATATTCAGGTGGTTCCTGAGATTGAGATGCCGGGTCATGAGGTGGCAGCCATCAGCGTTTATCCCGAACTCACCTGCAAGGGTGTGAGAAAACCTATCCGCACCACCTGCGGCGTATCGGATGAGTTGCTCTGCGCCGGCAATGAATTTACCTACGAATTCCTGGGCAATGTGTTCAAGGAGCTGGCTGATGTCTTCCCATCTGAGTACATCCATCTGGGTGGCGATGAGGCAGGCAATCCTGCACTCGACTGCTGGACCACCTGTCCTAAGTGTCAGGCATTGAAGAAGAAGCTCGGTATCACATCCACCGACCGTTCGGAAAACTGGAAGTTGCAGGGCTATCTCTTCGACCGCATTATTGACTTGCTCCGTACCCAGTATCACAAGACTCCGATGTTCTGGTATGAGACCGATTTCAAGAAGATTCAGCCAGGATGTGTCACTTTTGCATGGCGTGCCGGCTTAACCAAGGAGGCCTTGGTGGCAGCCGTAGAAAACAATGCCCGCATCCTGCTCTGTCCGGGAGAGCATTGCTATTTCGACTATCCGATGGCGAAGGGCGATATGCCAGAGGTAAACTGGGGTATGCCGGTTACTTCACTGAAGGCAACCTACGATTTGGATCCAGCCTGGGGAATGGGCGAGGATTTCGAGAAGAACAATCTCTTCGGTGTAGCCGGCACCCTGTGGAGCGAGTGTATCAACTCGCCTGAGCGCATCTACTATCAGGCATATCCTCGTTCGCTTGCCTTGGCAGAGGCAGGATGGAGTTTCCAGAAGAACCGTTCATGGGAGAGCTTCCTGACAAGACTGAAGCCAACCGTGAAGGATATGATGCGAAGAGGCATCACCTTCTCGATGGAATATTAA